One window of the Zea mays cultivar B73 chromosome 3, Zm-B73-REFERENCE-NAM-5.0, whole genome shotgun sequence genome contains the following:
- the LOC103655379 gene encoding protein ALP1-like: MTFRRSIETISRYFREVLYAVGELRNEMILPPSTATPTKIRDSHRWYPYFKDCIGAIDGTHVLARVPRNQRAAFLGRKHTTTQNILAAVDFDLRFTYVLAGWEGSAHDALILADALEREDGLKVPQGKFYLVDAGYAVRPGFLPPYRATRYHLSEYGGRNPQNPKELFNLRHSSLRVTIERAFGALKNRFKILYNKPFHPYKTQVKLVLACCILHNWILRHGNDEHIPLEDTWAANQVHEGAPLDLVMDNAAWSATRDNWAQQMWQNRG; encoded by the exons ATGACCTTTCGAAGGTCTATTGAGACCATCAGCAGATACTTCAGGGAAGTATTGTATGCTGTTGGTGAACTAAGAAATGAAATGATCTTGCCACCTTCAACTGCTACACCAACCAAAATTAGAGATAGCCACAGATGGTACCCCTATTTCAAG GACTGTATTGGTGCCATTGATGGCACTCATGTGCTAGCAAGAGTTCCTAGAAATCAGAGAGCTGCCTTCCTTGGCAGGAAACACACCACAACACAGAACATCTTAGCTGCTGTAGACTTTGATCTAAGGTTTACATATGTTCTTGCTGGCTGGGAGGGATCAGCACATGATGCCCTTATCCTTGCTGATGCCCTTGAGAGAGAAGATGGTCTAAAAGTGCCCCAAG GTAAATTTTACCTTGTGGATGCTGGTTATGCTGTCAGGCCTGGGTTTTTACCCCCTTACCGTGCCACACGGTACCACTTGAGTGAATATGGGGGGAGGAATCCACAGAACCCAAAAGAGCTCTTCAACCTTAGACATTCATCACTAAGGGTGACAATAGAGAGGGCCTTCGGTGCTTTGAAGAACAGATTCAAAATATTATACAACAAACCTTTCCATCCATACAAGACACAAGTAAAGCTAGTTCTAGCCTGTTGTATCCTCCACAACTGGATTCTTCGTCATGGGAATGATGAACATATTCCACTAGAAGACACATGGGCTGCAAATCAAGTTCATGAGGGAGCTCCCCTTGACCTTGTCATGGACAATGCTGCCTGGTCTGCTACCAGGGACAATTGGGCTCAACAGATGTGGCAAAATAGGGGATAG
- the LOC103651810 gene encoding cytochrome P450 89A2 — protein MVELGLTLTLRTLPVPLLSVSLAASVLYLLHRSHGRKNPKKNGKASQPPLPPGPPTATLLAKLLSLMRRPRFDIGPYLRELHARHGPVISLRLHTTTVFVADRRLAHRVLVREGAAFADRPPLVEPNPLFNAGNINSAPYGAYWRLVRRNLAAETLHRARLGLLAPARRWACDALVASLLRDASSSSESGGGVVTARPLLRRAMSELLAYMCFGERLPPDVLDEIDALERHALLTATSFPVFAIFPPVTKRLFRRRWGAHVAVRRRQEELYASLIHATSAVADGDQPPCYAKSLLALRVADDGDRPLTDAEMVSLCSEFLSAGTDTTVTLLEWIMAELVNHPDVQAKVYDEVTRAEPQLLDDAVNLQALPYLKAVVLEGLRLHPPGHYLVPHAVRSDAEIGGYTAPKGAEVNFMVAVIGRDESVWTAAREFRPERFLVGGEGNDVDITGSREIKMMPFGAGRRMCPGYALGTHHAEFFVGSLVRELNWLPAEEGETVNMEETVEFTTVMKYPLRARIIPRNN, from the coding sequence ATGGTGGAACTGGGTCTTACTCTTACCTTGCGCACCTTGCCAGTCCCACTCCTCTCCGTCTCGCTCGCAGCTTCAGTCCTCTACCTGCTTCACCGGAGTCATGGCCGGAAGAACCCGAAGAAGAATGGTAAGGCCAGCCAGCCACCTCTCCCACCTGGCCCGCCAACGGCAACGTTGCTGGCCAAGCTTTTGTCGCTGATGCGGCGGCCTCGCTTCGACATTGGCCCCTACCTCCGCGAGCTGCACGCGCGCCACGGGCCCGTCATCTCCCTCCGCCTCCACACGACCACCGTCTTCGTCGCCGACCGTCGCCTCGCGCACCGCGTCCTCGTCCGGGAAGGCGCCGCCTTCGCGGACCGCCCGCCGCTCGTCGAGCCCAACCCGCTCTTCAACGCCGGCAACATAAACTCCGCGCCCTACGGGGCCTACTGGCGCCTCGTCCGCCGCAACCTCGCCGCCGAGACGCTGcaccgcgcccgcctcggcctcctGGCGCCGGCGAGAAGGTGGGCGTGCGACGCCCTCGTCGCCAGCCTCCTCCGCgacgcgtcgtcgtcgtcggagtCCGGCGGCGGGGTCGTCACGGccaggccgctcctccgacgcGCCATGTCGGAGCTGCTCGCGTACATGTGCTTCGGCGAGCGGCTTCCCCCGGACGTGCTCGACGAGATCGACGCGCTCGAGCGCCACGCGCTGCTCACCGCCACGTCCTTTCCGGTCTTCGCCATCTTCCCGCCGGTTACCAAGAGGCTGTTCCGCAGGCGGTGGGGGGCGCACGTCGCCGTGCGCCGGAGGCAGGAAGAGCTCTACGCGTCGCTCATCCACGCCACGAGCGCCGTCGCCGACGGAGACCAGCCGCCGTGCTATGCCAAGTCGCTCCTCGCGCTGCGGGTGGCCGACGACGGTGACCGGCCGCTCACGGACGCCGAGATGGTAAGCCTTTGCTCCGAGTTCCTCAGCGCCGGGACAGACACGACGGTGACACTGCTCGAGTGGATCATGGCCGAGCTAGTGAACCACCCGGACGTCCAAGCCAAGGTGTACGACGAGGTGACCAGAGCCGAGCCCCAGCTGCTTGACGACGCCGTCAACCTCCAGGCGCTCCCATACCTTAAAGCCGTCGTTCTCGAGGGCCTGCGCCTGCACCCGCCAGGCCATTACCTCGTCCCGCATGCCGTGCGGAGCGACGCGGAGATCGGCGGCTATACGGCGCCTAAAGGAGCGGAGGTGAACTTCATGGTGGCGGTGATCGGCCGCGACGAGTCGGTGTGGACGGCGGCGCGCGAGTTCCGGCCTGAGAGGTTCCTGGTCGGCGGAGAGGGGAACGACGTGGACATCACGGGGAGCAGGGAGATCAAGATGATGCCTTTCGGCGCCGGGCGGAGGATGTGCCCCGGGTACGCGCTGGGCACGCACCATGCCGAGTTCTTCGTCGGCAGCCTCGTTAGGGAGCTCAACTGGCTGCCGGCGGAAGAGGGAGAGACCGTCAACATGGAGGAGACCGTGGAGTTCACCACCGTCATGAAATACCCACTCCGTGCGCGCATCATACCAAGAAACAATTAA
- the LOC118476786 gene encoding glutathione S-transferase T3, with product MQPPRSSAMNAQPQVRRDSQLIREVLSFGGGIPHWQMATVRELDLDGGSELHPTGGSLFSDDLCATMDGNGYFSSMMRDDNSQREFDTHSNTCPELQSQSMSVCPVAPNAGPNNKRSKNFSDDEDEVLVSAWLNISLDPIVGKDQKGGRYWSRIFEYFHEHNKCQSKRTLNSLMHRWETIQKCVNKFCGCLTRIELRRQSGTTMQDMVAQACALYKSEDEHKKSFQFMHRWNKLRTQPKWLAKLDDLASGRTSNKKQKTQPNVDGTAMVPNEKGDNEVQAGEDQALIRPTRKKKSKAAIIQEKRKSVTTTLENMCAQKKDTDGEKEVKKEERFNKAFALEQERVTNEKLLLEVRKEEVELRKQQIELQKQRDEERIMTLDLSAMPEELRRYYMGLRAKIMRNEDTPST from the exons ATGCAGCCACCACGGTCATCTGCTATGAATGCACAGCCACAAGTACGTCGTGACAGCCAGCTAATACGGGAGGTGTTGTCCTTCGGCGGCGGGATCCCGCACTGGCAGATGGCCACGGTCAGAGAACTAGATCTCGACGGCGGAAGCGAGCTGCATCCAACTGGAGGCTCCTTGTTCAGCGACGACCTGTGTGCAACAATGGATG GAAATGGATACTTTTCTAGCATGATGAGGGATGACAACAGTCAAAGAGAATTTGATACTCATAGCAACACATGCCCTGAACTACAGTCACAATCAATGTCAGTTTGTCCAGTAGCCCCCAACGCAGGACCGAACAATAAGAGGTCCAAAAATTTCAGTGATGACGAAGATGAAGTTTTAGTATCGGCGTGGCTCAATATTAGTTTGGATCCTATTGTGGGCAAAGATCAAAAAGGTGGTCGGTATTGGTCTCGTATATTCGAATACTTTCATGAACACAACAAGTGCCAGTCAAAGCGTACACTTAATTCTCTAATGCACCGATGGGAGACAATTCAGAAATGTGTCAACAAGTTTTGTGGATGTCTAACACGAATTGAGTTAAGACGTCAGAGCGGTACTACAATGCAAGACATG GTTGCACAGGCATGTGCTTTGTACAAGTCTGAAGATGAGCATAAAAAATCTTTCCAGTTCATGCATCGTTGGAACAAGCTGAGAACACAACCTAAATGGTTAGCTAAACTTGATGATTTAGCTTCTGGTAGAACAtcaaacaagaaacagaagacacAACCAAATGTTGATGGTACTGCAATGGTACCAAATGAAAAAGGAGATAATGAAGTTCAAGCTGGAGAGGATCAAGCTTTGATTAGGCCAACTCGCAAGAAAAAGTCAAAAGCAGCAATTAtacaagaaaagagaaaaagtgtGACAACAACTTTAGAAAACATGTGTGCACAAAAGAAAGACACTGATGGGGAGAAGGAAGTTAAAAAAGAGGAGAGATTCAATAAAGCATTTGCACTAGAACAGGAGCGAGTTACAAATGAAAAGCTCCTTCTGGAGGTGAGGAAAGAAGAGGTCGAACTGCGGAAACAACAGATAGAATTGCAGAAACAGAGGGATGAAGAGAGAATTATGACCCTAGATCTTTCTGCTATGCCAGAAGAGCTAAGGAGATACTATATGGGCTTACGGGCTAAGATCATGAGAAATGAAGATACACCTTCAACTTAG